From Topomyia yanbarensis strain Yona2022 chromosome 1, ASM3024719v1, whole genome shotgun sequence, one genomic window encodes:
- the LOC131676177 gene encoding uncharacterized protein LOC131676177 — MLLSVESEEEAIQVVREVQTVHRSAGFEMRNWISNSPRVVAAMSETGSDEKSLSIGDKHVSERVLGMWWNTSTDCFTYKMSPRYEQLLISGQRRPTKREVLRTLMMIFDPLGLIAHFLLQLKSLLQEIWRTSVGWDDPIDESLFQKWLAWLTVLPQVSSIEIPRCYRTLTSATDGTVVQLHTFVDASENGFAAAVYLRFQEGETIECRLAGAKTRVAPLKFLSIPKSELQAAVIGVRLAGTIAQSLSVKINQRFFWTDSRDVLCWLNSDHRRYSQFVAFRVSEILETTNVNEWQWVPTKLNVADEGTKWTRAPDMTASSRWFCSPNFLWQPKKAWPVSPHSSTKEELRPHLLLHTMPLDPVVQPHDFSEWSSLLRRMAYVTRFVDNLRQAKMKKPRQSGPLTRDELRKAENYLFRLAQRSAYPDEIAVLNEPLSTTQQRKFIKNNSSLSKMCAFLDKNGVLRARGRTQECKFTDYDAANPVILPRNHHITRLIVSNAHKQFNHQNHETIINELRQRFRSPRLKATYRAIRKECQQCKNNQAAPQPPTMADLPLARLAAFARPFTYMGIDYFGPMTVSVGRRTEKRWGVLATCLTIRAVHLELAHTLTTDSCMMAIRNIFARRGVPAVIYSDRGTNFQGASKELQLALQELDDDRLMREFTTARTEWTFNPPASPHMGGAWERLVQSVKRNLTVLQSNATPTHEVLQNALVEVENVLNSRPLTSVPLEDDESPVLTPNHFLLGSQNGLQPWVPFDDSSAALRNSWQRSQTMANRFWKLWVRDYLPTLTRKPKWLTPVKPIAVGDVVVIVDPNLRRNCWPKSRVICVKPGADGQVRWATVQTANGIYERPAVKLAVLDVGVEKNALQEDPNRIPGGVLIAPYSSASPSAPIQQININKPRPSPSRGIGTNIGHGQDSQIGRKKKSQVIR, encoded by the coding sequence ATGCTTCTGAGTGTGGAATCTGAGGAGGAAGCAATACAAGTGGTTCGAGAAGTACAGACAGTGCACAGGTCAGCAGGCTTCGAAATGCGGAACTGGATCTCCAACTCACCCAGAGTTGTGGCAGCTATGAGCGAAACAGGCTCCGATGAGAAAAGCCTCAGTATCGGCGACAAACACGTGTCAGAACGGGTTCTCGGAATGTGGTGGAACACCTCAACAGACTGCTTCACATATAAAATGTCACCGCGGTACGAGCAGCTACTGATCAGTGGGCAGCGTCGACCGACAAAACGCGAAGTGCTTCGTACATTAATGATGATATTCGATCCCTTAGGACTCATAGCACACTTCCTACTGCAACTAAAATCCTTGCTGCAAGAAATCTGGAGAACTTCAGTCGGCTGGGATGACCCCATCGATGAGTCGTTGTTTCAAAAGTGGTTGGCATGGCTGACAGTGTTGCCGCAGGTATCGTCTATCGAAATACCTCGATGCTACCGAACACTCACATCCGCGACGGACGGAACGGTGGTACAACTGCACACGTTCGTCGACGCAAGCGAGAACGGTTTCGCAGCTGCAGTGTATTTGCGTTTTCAGGAAGGAGAAACCATCGAATGCAGACTGGCCGGAGCAAAGACGAGAGTCGCGCCGTTAAAGTTTCTCTCCATTCCGAAGTCCGAACTGCAAGCCGCTGTGATAGGTGTGAGATTAGCGGGAACCATTGCCCAATCGCTATCCGTCAAAATCAATCAACGTTTCTTCTGGACTGACTCCAGAGATGTCCTCTGCTGGCTCAACTCGGATCACCGTCGGTATAGCCAATTCGTGGCCTTCCGTGTTAGCGAGATCCTGGAAACGACGAACGTCAACGAATGGCAGTGGGTGCCAACGAAGCTGAACGTGGCAGACGAGGGAACCAAATGGACACGAGCTCCAGATATGACTGCCTCCAGTCGATGGTTTTGCAGTCCCAATTTTCTCTGGCAACCGAAGAAAGCATGGCCTGTTTCCCCGCACTCATCGACTAAAGAGGAGTTACGGCCTCATCTTCTGCTTCATACCATGCCGTTGGACCCAGTGGTTCAGCCACATGATTTCTCGGAATGGTCTTCTCTACTGCGCCGAATGGCTTATGTGACCCGTTTCGTGGACAACCTGAGGCAAGCTAAGATGAAAAAACCAAGGCAGAGTGGCCCTCTGACTCGTGACGAGCTAAGAAAAGCGGAAAATTACCTGTTTCGTCTTGCACAGCGCAGTGCGTATCCCGATGAGATAGCAGTCCTGAATGAACCGTTATCAACCACCCAGCAACGCAAGTTTATAAAAAACAACAGTTCGCTAAGCAAGATGTGCGCATTTCTTGACAAGAACGGCGTTCTAAGGGCCCGCGGCCGAACCCAAGAATGTAAATTCACAGATTACGACGCCGCTAATCCGGTTATTCTTCCACGGAATCACCACATCACTAGGCTTATCGTGTCCAACGCACACAAGCAGTTTAACCACCAGAACCATGAGACGATCATCAACGAGCTTCGCCAGCGATTCCGCAGTCCACGTCTGAAGGCAACGTACCGTGCGATCCGGAAAGAGTGCCAACAGTGTAAAAATAACCAGGCTGCCCCGCAACCACCTACGATGGCCGATCTACCACTCGCTCGCCTGGCTGCCTTTGCTCGACCATTTACGTACATGGGGATAGACTATTTTGGCCCAATGACGGTATCCGTCGGACGACGCACAGAGAAACGTTGGGGGGTACTGGCAACATGTCTTACCATTCGCGCCGTACACTTAGAACTCGCTCACACACTGACGACAGATTCCTGTATGATGGCTATACGGAACATCTTTGCTAGAAGGGGAGTTCCGGCAGTGATCTACAGCGACCGTGGCACAAACTTCCAGGGCGCCAGTAAGGAGCTGCAGCTAGCGCTACAGGAACTCGACGACGACCGGCTGATGCGGGAGTTCACTACGGCTCGAACGGAATGGACTTTCAATCCGCCAGCCTCTCCCCACATGGGGGGAGCTTGGGAGCGTCTGGTTCAGTCCGTGAAACGGAACCTAACTGTTCTGCAATCGAATGCTACGCCAACTCACGAGGTGCTCCAGAACGCGTTGGTGGAAGTTGAGAACGTTCTCAACTCGCGGCCACTCACTAGCGTCCCGCTGGAGGATGACGAATCTCCAGTGCTGACGCCCAACCACTTTCTGCTGGGTAGTCAAAATGGCCTACAACCGTGGGTGCCGTTCGATGACAGCTCTGCAGCTCTACGAAACAGCTGGCAACGTTCGCAGACCATGGCTAACCGGTTCTGGAAGCTGTGGGTTAGAGACTATCTTCCAACACTAACTCGGAAACCGAAGTGGCTCACACCAGTAAAACCCATTGCAGTCGGCGACGTCGTCGTCATCGTGGACCCAAACCTACGGCGGAACTGCTGGCCGAAGAGTCGAGTTATCTGTGTCAAACCTGGTGCAGATGGACAAGTGAGATGGGCGACGGTGCAGACAGCCAACGGAATCTACGAGAGACCTGCCGTTAAACTCGCTGTCCTGGACGTAGGCGTTGAGAAGAATGCTCTTCAGGAAGACCCTAACCGCATTCCGGGGGGAGTGTTAATAGCGCCATACAGTTCAGCGAGCCCCTCGGCGCCCATACAGCAAATCAACATCAACAAACCGCGCCCTTCGCCTTCTCGAGGGATTGGCACGAATATCGGTCACGGACAAGACAGTCAGAtaggaagaaagaaaaaaagtcaAGTCATTCGGTAA
- the LOC131676179 gene encoding uncharacterized protein LOC131676179, with translation MVQCDGCNEWYHFSCVEVSEGIADVSWICMNCEHAKDLTPSPLHTPNVSSTTSTVRSKSKASSIGSQAKRRQALELQWLEEEKELERRYLELKYKILLEGGSDCSSIVSEPQSVSMSKVKKWIDDTDGYGEKVDCGSEAEELEKRPPRNSTASIEHHAPVPDQQRATQVNIQLRRPPQRVSGQQETRPIFGSSHMRQSVALAPEAGSWVEANAFVPGQRSTPVGRPSLPAHGLSDDTACVLNRSQIAARQAVSKDLPDFSGNPEDWPLFFSMFNSSTQMCGFSNEENMLRLRKCLKGRALEAVRCRLLHPSNVAGVLSTLKMLYGRPEAIVQAVIKKIRSLPSPSIEKLETVVNFALTVENLVATIQACEVSDFVYNASLRYELVGRLPPTLKLSWARFSRNNPTPNLLDFSTWLYETAEDASAVVDTVFSDQRFRGTKRDGFLNVHSEIDSKDSKSANSPQKPTIVDTKKCVACKGDCTMLAKCKQFVDLSYDSKWATVRAYKLCRKCLRKHNGSCRQEKPCGTNGCTYLHHPLLHGYGNPRSGESPTAAAVYEKSCNVHQVQSEILFRVVPVILYGPSKAIRTYAFLDDGSELTLLEQSLADELGLRGPKNPLCLKWTGETTKIENRSQNVSLQISSVTNPIKRYDLSSVRTIRNLQIRPQTLLTSELQQRYQHLMGLPIESYNEANPRILIGLDNATLGYAMKSREGQSNEPIAIKTRLGWIVFGSCVGEKNAGHYVNYHALQICQCNRETSEDLHELVKGYFALDSLGISKQSKLLLSHEDQRAQSMLESLTRPVDSRFESGLLWKYDSVRLPDSAAMALRRWRCLDNRMKKDPLLAGELNAKIQDHINKGYIRKLSAEELEVNHPRVWYLPIFPIVNPNKPGKTRLVWDAAATAFGVSLNSVLLKGPDQLTSLLSVLIQFREFRTAVCGDIREMYHQVRMREDDQHCQRFF, from the coding sequence ATGGTTCAGTGTGACGGTTGCAATGAGTGGTATCATTTCTCGTGTGTAGAAGTGTCAGAAGGGATTGCTGACGTGAGCTGGATCTGCATGAACTGCGAACACGCAAAGGATCTAACCCCTTCCCCTCTGCATACCCCCAACGTAAGCAGTACCACATCCACTGTACGGTCAAAGAGCAAGGCAAGCAGCATCGGAAGTCAGGCCAAACGGAGACAAGCTTTGGAACTACAATGGTTAGAGGAGGAAAAGGAGTTGGAACGACGATATTTAGAACTCAAGTACAAGATTCTGTTAGAGGGCGGTAGCGACTGCTCGTCGATTGTTAGTGAACCCCAATCAGTATCAATGTCGAAGGTGAAGAAGTGGATAGACGACACGGATGGATACGGCGAGAAGGTTGACTGCGGATCTGAAGCCGAGGAACTAGAGAAACGTCCACCGAGGAACTCGACTGCGTCTATAGAGCACCATGCTCCAGTTCCAGATCAGCAGCGTGCGACTCAAGTTAATATCCAACTCCGACGACCCCCACAACGTGTTTCCGGCCAACAAGAGACTCGGCCAATCTTCGGCAGCTCCCATATGCGACAATCAGTCGCTCTCGCACCGGAGGCTGGATCATGGGTCGAAGCGAATGCGTTTGTACCAGGTCAGCGTTCCACCCCCGTTGGACGACCATCCCTCCCAGCGCATGGGCTCAGTGACGACACGGCTTGTGTGTTGAATCGAAGTCAAATCGCCGCACGCCAGGCAGTTTCGAAGGATTTGCCGGACTTCAGTGGTAATCCGGAAGATTGGCCGCTGTTCTTCTCGATGTTTAACTCGTCGACTCAGATGTGCGGATTCTCCAATGAGGAAAATATGTTACGGTTGCGTAAGTGCTTGAAAGGAAGAGCATTGGAAGCAGTAAGATGTCGCCTGCTCCACCCATCGAACGTTGCGGGAGTCCTTTCAACTCTCAAGATGCTCTATGGACGCCCGGAAGCAATCGTGCAGGCGGTTATCAAGAAGATACGATCATTGCCGTCACCGAGCATAGAGAAGTTGGAGACAGTGGTGAACTTCGCGCTGACAGTTGAGAATTTGGTCGCTACCATTCAAGCGTGTGAGGTTAGTGACTTCGTCTACAATGCATCGCTGCGATACGAGTTAGTAGGGAGGTTGCCACCAACGTTGAAGCTGAGCTGGGCCAGGTTCTCAAGGAACAACCCCACTCCGAACCTATTGGATTTCAGTACGTGGCTGTACGAGACAGCAGAGGATGCAAGTGCGGTCGTAGATACCGTATTCAGCGATCAACGGTTTCGCGGTACTAAGCGGGATGGTTTCTTGAATGTTCACTCGGAAATAGACTCTAAGGATTCGAAATCAGCCAACTCTCCACAGAAACCAACCATCGTTGACACCAAGAAGTGCGTGGCGTGCAAAGGGGATTGTACGATGCTGGCCAAGTGCAAACAGTTCGTAGACCTAAGCTACGATTCGAAGTGGGCGACAGTAAGAGCTTACAAACTTTGTCGCAAATGCCTGCGTAAACACAACGGGTCATGTAGACAAGAAAAACCATGCGGAACGAATGGCTGTACATATCTGCACCATCCTCTGCTTCACGGTTACGGAAACCCTCGATCTGGTGAATCTCCTACAGCAGCCGCTGTTTACGAGAAGAGTTGCAACGTGCACCAAGTGCAGTCGGAGATCTTGTTCAGAGTAGTTCCGGTCATTTTATACGGCCCATCGAAGGCAATTCGAACCTACGCATTCCTGGACGACGGCTCAGAACTCACGCTTCTAGAACAGAGTTTAGCAGACGAGCTCGGGTTAAGGGGACCAAAGAATCCACTGTGCCTGAAGTGGACAGGCGAAACCACCAAGATCGAAAACAGATCACAAAACGTTAGTCTTCAAATCTCCAGTGTAACGAACCCGATCAAGAGGTATGATCTCTCCAGTGTACGAACGATCAGAAATTTGCAGATCCGACCACAGACTCTCCTTACCTCGGAGTTGCAACAGAGATACCAGCACCTCATGGGACTACCGATTGAGTCGTATAACGAGGCCAATCCGCGAATCCTAATCGGCTTGGATAATGCCACTCTCGGATATGCAATGAAGAGTCGCGAAGGACAGTCAAATGAGCCGATTGCAATCAAAACACGGCTCGGCTGGATTGTTTTCGGCAGTTGTGTGGGAGAGAAGAATGCTGGGCACTACGTAAACTATCATGCGCTACAGATTTGCCAGTGCAACAGAGAGACCAGTGAAGATCTTCACGAACTCGTCAAAGGTTATTTTGCCCTCGACAGCTTGGGCATCTCTAAGCAAAGTAAACTACTTCTGTCACACGAGGACCAACGAGCACAGTCAATGCTGGAATCACTCACTCGGCCCGTAGACAGCCGTTTTGAATCCGGGCTTCTATGGAAGTACGATTCGGTCCGACTTCCGGATAGTGCAGCGATGGCACTGCGAAGATGGCGATGCCTAGATAACCGCATGAAGAAGGATCCACTTCTGGCGGGCGAATTGAACGCGAAAATTCAGGATCATATCAACAAAGGCTACATTCGCAAGTTGTCCGCGGAAGAGCTGGAAGTAAACCACCCACGAGTTTGGTACCTTCCGATATTTCCAATCGTCAATCCGAACAAGCCGGGCAAAACGAGACTCGTATGGGATGCAGCTGCCACCGCCTTTGGAGTTTCACTCAACTCAGTTCTGTTAAAAGGCCCAGACCAACTGACATCTCTTCTATCTGTTCTGATCCAGTTCCGGGAGTTTCGGACAGCGGTATGCGGCGACATCCGTGAGATGTACCACCAAGTAAGGATGCGGGAGGACGACCAACATTGCCAACGCTTCTTCTAG
- the LOC131676180 gene encoding uncharacterized protein LOC131676180 yields MADDQRIYQLTTRRNTVVEALGRAEAFLEDYIAERDQAQVQLRLEYLDTMWTTLEEVQAELEAEAIDDEGRAHHASIRANFEPRLFTIKASLLTKLPQLPDASIPHSLHANSALSGIKLPTISLPEFDGDYQQWLTFHDTFLALIHNNADVPPIQKFHYLKAAVKGEAAQLIESIAICSANYSLAWGALEGRYSNDYLLKKRHLQALFDIPHMKKETAATLHSLVDEFERHTKILHQLGEPTDAWSTLLEHLLCTRLHDDSLKAWEDHASTVDNPNYTCLIDFLQRRTRVLESISVNHQPASNPGSSSDIASSHHFKRHSQFRLSACASTTGSSLKCPVCNQAHSLSRCEKFIQFSMAERQRAVNSRRLCHNCLKENHFVRNCPCDLNCRKCNQRHHTLLHFDQSNGPRKPNNENISRHPDSRQPIPTNSIDNRGQTTVAATEMPLSIETSASLQQPRENVFLLTVIVNVIDAFGHAHPARALLDSASQPNLISERVARILRMKRSPVNITVQGAGQLSKAIRESVYAQITSRKENFSCGVNFLVMDKVTADLPAQTIDTKMWNIPKDLFLADPAFNKSQPIDMVIGAKHFYSFFPTASRIQLHGNLPLLVDSVFGWIVAGSAGSAFSIPSLTCTSNSCSVVAVSMVSLEESLERFWQMEELTTKDNYSTEERHCESFYQSTVARNSEGRYMVRLPRKQDFAVMLGQSKTNALRRFEFLERRLERDSSLKQEYHQFMQEYLQLGHMQLVKPEDTSCGIEYYLPHHPVVKESSTTTKVRVVFDGSAKTSTGFSLNDALCVGPVVQDDLLAMILRFRTYPIALVGDVAKMYRQVLVHPDDTPLQRILWRFSPESPIQTYELRTVTYGLAPSSFLATRTLQQLANDEGGSYRFGSKALRKNFYVDDFIGGAKSVDEAIHLRTELSELLEKGGFELRKWTSNRLDVLQGLNDDQIGTQSTLQFTPHETIKALGINWEPEGDFLRFDSHVQHRDEAPTKRSILSDIAKLFDPLGLIAPVIVRAKILMQDMWLLSTGWDEPVPENVCHKWNKYHQELPKISAYRVTRYVFLPQSTIQLHTFADASESAYGACTYARCKDEMGNVRIQLLAAKSRVAPLKRLTLARLELCAAVLASHLHDRIKQAIDVEVSASYFWSDSAVTLQWIRSPPNTWQTFVGNRVSEVQHYTHGCQWMHISGCENPADLVSRGMSVEDFLKSTLWDQGPRWLSLTEGEWKTRTPPIVADDVLEVRHVVAAVQLNTSVNPLFLRWSSFTRLLHVIGYCIRFIVNTRTRTRTQPPLTSNPARTLSVEELSKAKTLIVRLAQQEAFAPEIRELEKGNSVPKRSHVRQMSPFLDQEKVLRVGGRLKLSQLPYQSKHPALLPSFHPLSCLLMEYYHRRMLHAGGRLLLSTVREEFWPLHGRRLAHNTVRNCFRCTRLNPVPAQQQIGQLPVHRIIPSRPFSITGVDYAGPLYLKPIHKRASPTKAYISVFVCFATKAVHLELVSDLTTQAFLCALRRFIARRGRPAHIHSDNGKNFEGAKNEMGKLFAMLKNQNEIDKISSYCAEEGITWHLNPPKAPHFGGLWEAAVKVAKKHLFRQLGPSRLSFEDISTVLTQVESMMNSRPLLPMSDDPNDLAALTPAHFLIGTSILALPDPDHHNIPVNRLDHYQQLQLHVQKCWKHWRSEYLQELQKDTTKHLRNEQILPGRMVIVVDELQPPIRWPLARIESTSPGPDGLARVVLLRTARGTISRPITKICLLPDFAAASGDDDDN; encoded by the coding sequence ATGGCCGATGACCAGCGAATCTACCAGCTGACAACGAGGAGAAATACAGTGGTCGAGGCTTTGGGTCGGGCAGAGGCTTTTTTAGAGGACTATATTGCTGAAAGAGATCAGGCGCAAGTACAGTTGAGGTTGGAGTACCTGGACACGATGTGGACTACGCTGGAGGAAGTGCAAGCTGAACTGGAAGCTGAAGCGATAGATGATGAAGGTAGGGCACACCATGCATCAATTCGTGCCAACTTTGAACCTCGGCTTTTTACAATAAAAGCTTCTTTGCTTACTAAATTGCCTCAACTTCCTGACGCTAGTATCCCTCACTCTCTGCATGCTAATTCCGCTCTTTCTGGCATCAAACTCCCGACGATTTCGCTACCCGAATTCGATGGGGATTACCAACAATGGCTTACCTTCCACGATACGTTTTTGGCTCTGATTCACAATAATGCTGATGTTCCGCCTATTCAAAAATTCCACTACTTGAAGGCTGCCGTTAAGGGAGAGGCTGCCCAGCTAATCGAGTCCATTGCTATATGTTCTGCTAACTACTCACTAGCATGGGGAGCACTTGAAGGTAGATATTCCAATGATTATCTTTTGAAAAAGCGACATCTGCAGGCACTCTTCGACATTCCGCACATGAAGAAGGAGACTGCTGCAACGCTACATAGCTTGGTAGATGAATTCGAGCGCCACACAAAAATTCTGCACCAATTGGGGGAACCGACCGACGCATGGAGTACCCTTCTTGAGCACCTGCTGTGTACGCGCCTCCACGATGATTCCCTCAAGGCCTGGGAAGACCACGCATCTACAGTAGATAACCCAAACTACACTTGTTTGATAGATTTTCTGCAGAGGAGAACACGAGTTCTAGAGTCGATATCCGTCAATCACCAGCCTGCTTCCAACCCCGGTTCCAGTAGCGACATTGCATCTTCCCACCACTTCAAGAGGCACTCCCAATTCCGTTTATCTGCTTGTGCTTCTACCACTGGTTCTTCTCTTAAATGCCCGGTGTGCAACCAGGCCCATTCTTTGTCGAGGTGCGAGAAATTCATTCAGTTTTCGATGGCTGAGCGACAGCGGGCAGTCAACTCGAGGCGACTGTGCCACAATTGTCTGAAAGAGAACCATTTCGTTCGCAACTGTCCCTGTGATCTGAACTGCAGAAAATGCAACCAGCGTCACCACACTCTTTTGCATTTCGATCAATCCAACGGTCCTAGAAAGCCCAACAATGAGAATATTTCGCGCCACCCGGATTCTAGGCAACCGATTCCAACCAATTCCATCGACAATCGTGGGCAAACAACCGTTGCGGCGACGGAAATGCCTCTTTCGATTGAAACGAGTGCTTCTCTCCAACAACCACGCGAGAACGTATTTTTGCTTACAGTCATCGTAAACGTGATCGATGCATTCGGACATGCACATCCAGCGCGAGCATTGTTGGACAGTGCATCGCAGCCGAATCTAATTTCAGAGCGTGTCGCACGAATTCTTCGTATGAAAAGGAGTCCCGTTAACATTACTGTTCAAGGTGCCGGTCAGCTATCCAAGGCGATACGTGAATCGGTATACGCCCAGATCACTTCAAGAAAAGAGAATTTTTCGTGCGGCGTTAACTTTCTTGTGATGGATAAGGTCACCGCCGACCTACCTGCACAAACCATCGATACAAAGATGTGGAATATTCCAAAGGACCTGTTCCTGGCGGACCCAGCATTTAACAAAAGCCAGCCAATCGATATGGTCATCGGCGCTAAACACTTTTACTCTTTCTTCCCAACCGCGTCTCGAATACAGCTGCACGGCAATCTTCCGTTATTAGTAGATAGCGTTTTCGGATGGATTGTGGCAGGCTCTGCGGGTTCAGCTTTCTCTATACCAAGCTTGACATGTACCTCCAACTCTTGCAGTGTAGTAGCTGTATCGATGGTCTCTTTGGAGGAAAGTCTAGAACGATTCTGGCAAATGGAGGAACTAACTACCAAGGACAACTATTCCACCGAAGAACGTCATTGTGAGTCCTTTTACCAGTCAACGGTTGCGAGAAATTCCGAAGGACGATATATGGTTCGTTTACCCAGAAAGCAAGACTTCGCCGTTATGCTAGGCCAGTCTAAAACAAACGCATTGCGCCGATTCGAATTTCTAGAGAGACGTTTGGAACGAGACTCCAGTTTGAAGCAGGAGTACCACCAATTCATGCAGGAGTACCTTCAGCTTGGGCACATGCAGCTGGTCAAACCCGAAGATACTAGCTGTGGTATAGAATACTACTTACCCCATCACCCAGTAGTTAAAGAATCCAGCACGACGACAAAGGTTCGCGTCGTATTTGACGGCTCAGCAAAAACTTCCACTGGATTTTCGCTCAACGATGCTCTTTGCGTCGGACCAGTGGTTCAGGATGACCTACTCGCCATGATTCTTCGCTTCCGTACATACCCGATCGCCCTCGTCGGAGACGTGGCAAAAATGTACCGACAAGTTCTAGTGCACCCCGACGATACTCCATTGCAGCGCATTTTATGGCGGTTCTCTCCAGAATCGCCTATTCAAACGTACGAATTGCGTACTGTGACCTACGGTCTAGCTCCGTCCTCCTTTCTCGCAACACGCACGCTTCAGCAATTGGCAAACGACGAAGGAGGATCGTATCGATTTGGCAGCAAGGCTTTACGAAAAAATTTCTACGTCGACGACTTCATCGGCGGGGCAAAGTCGGTAGACGAAGCCATTCACCTCCGCACAGAGCTTAGCGAATTACTCGAGAAGGGAGGATTTGAACTTCGTAAGTGGACATCAAATCGGCTTGATGTTCTGCAGGGATTGAACGACGATCAAATTGGCACCCAATCTACATTACAATTCACCCCCCATGAAACAATAAAGGCGCTTGGAATTAACTGGGAGCCGGAAGGAGATTTTCTACGGTTCGATTCGCATGTGCAGCATCGCGATGAAGCACCTACCAAACGTTCCATTTTATCGGATATTGCGAAATTATTCGACCCACTTGGCCTCATTGCTCCGGTCATAGTTAGAGCCAAAATTCTAATGCAAGATATGTGGTTATTATCGACTGGTTGGGATGAGCCAGTTCCTGAAAACGTTTGTCATAAGTGGAATAAATATCATCAGGAGCTGCCCAAAATTTCTGCCTATCGAGTAACCCGCTATGTATTCCTTCCACAATCAACCATCCAGTTGCATACATTTGCAGATGCATCCGAATCGGCATACGGTGCATGCACGTACGCCCGCTGTAAAGACGAAATGGGAAACGTAAGAattcagcttctcgccgccaagTCACGAGTCGCCCCACTAAAGCGTCTCACCCTTGCCCGTCTTGAACTTTGCGCTGCTGTTTTGGCTTCGCATCTGCATGATCGCATCAAGCAGGCCATAGATGTTGAAGTTTCTGCCTCGTACTTCTGGTCGGACTCCGCCGTCACGCTGCAGTGGATTCGATCACCTCCAAACACTTGGCAAACGTTCGTAGGGAATAGAGTCTCTGAGGTGCAGCATTATACCCATGGCTGCCAGTGGATGCACATATCTGGATGCGAAAATCCGGCTGACCTAGTATCCCGTGGAATGTCGGTAGAAGATTTTCTGAAAAGTACGTTGTGGGACCAAGGCCCCCGCTGGTTGTCACTGACCGAAGGAGAATGGAAAACTCGTACCCCGCCAATTGTTGCTGATGATGTACTCGAAGTGCGACACGTCGTAGCAGCTGTGCAATTGAACACATCGGTCAATCCGTTATTTCTTCGCTGGTCATCGTTCACTCGCCTGCTTCACGTCAttggatactgtatccgttTTATAGTCAATACACGTACAAGAACCAGAACTCAGCCTCCCCTTACATCGAATCCAGCGAGAACATTATCTGTGGAAGAGTTATCGAAAGCCAAAACGTTAATAGTTCGACTTGCACAACAAGAAGCCTTCGCCCCGGAAATCAGAGAGCTGGAAAAAGGGAATTCGGTTCCAAAGCGTTCGCACGTCCGTCAAATGAGCCCATTTCTGGATCAAGAGAAAGTTTTGAGAGTCGGAGGTCGATTAAAGTTATCCCAACTGCCCTACCAATCAAAACATCCTGCCCTACTGCCTAGCTTCCACCCGCTTTCCTGTCTACTAATGGAATATTATCACCGCCGAATGCTACACGCCGGTGGGCGCCTTTtattatcaacagtacgcgAGGAATTTTGGCCACTGCACGGACGCAGATTGGCGCACAATACCGTACGAAACTGCTTTCGATGCACTCGACTCAATCCTGTACCTGCGCAGCAGCAAATTGGTCAGCTACCCGTCCATCGAATCATTCCAAGCCGTCCATTTAGTATCACCGGTGTAGATTATGCTGGCCCGCTCTATCTCAAACCAATCCACAAACGTGCCTCTCCGACGAAGGCCTACATTTCCGTGTTCGTCTGCTTTGCCACCAAAGCTGTTCATCTAGAGCTCGTGAGTGATTTGACAACGCAGGCTTTCTTATGTGCACTCCGTCGGTTCATAGCCAGAAGAGGACGTCCAGCGCACATTCATTCGGACAACGGCAAAAACTTTGAAGGGGCTAAAAATGAAATGGGAAAATTATTTGCTATGCTCAAAAACCAGAACGAAATCGACAAAATCTCATCGTATTGTGCAGAGGAAGGAATCACTTGGCATCTAAATCCACCGAAGGCACCTCATTTCGGCGGATTATGGGAAGCAGCAGTCAAAGTGGCCAAGAAGCATCTATTTCGGCAGTTGGGTCCATCGCGCCTATCGTTTGAGGATATCAGCACAGTGCTCACGCAGGTTGAATCAATGATGAATTCACGTCCTTTACTGCCAATGTCTGATGATCCGAACGATCTTGCTGCTCTCACGCCGGCCCATTTTCTTATCGGCACCAGCATCCTCGCCTTGCCCGACCCAGATCACCACAACATTCCGGTCAACCGACTGGATCATTATCAGCAGCTGCAGTTGCACGTTCAAAAATGTTGGAAACACTGGCGCTCAGAATATTTGCAGGAACTGCAAAAGGATACCACCAAGCATTTGCGGAACGAACAAATTTTGCCTGGGCGTATGGTCATCGTCGTAGATGAACTGCAACCACCAATCCGTTGGCCACTTGCTCGAATTGAGTCAACTTCCCCGGGCCCGGATGGGCTAGCAAGAGTTGTACTGCTGCGCACTGCTCGTGGTACAATCAGCCGTCCGATCACTAAAATCTGTTTGCTGCCGGATTTCGCTGCTGCATCAGGAGACGACGACGACAATTAG